A section of the Streptomyces sp. CG1 genome encodes:
- a CDS encoding TetR/AcrR family transcriptional regulator — MSASTASEDRPRRRRPYAPRIPIAERREQLLDAALAVIVSEGYDRVSIDAIAKRADVARSVVYGAFENLDALLTALLDRQQAHAFARLLETIPGTEDLGDPAAFAAETVRRMSAMLHEDPDTWRLILLPPGNMPTVVRDRIEADRERFRLRVEQWISLLLADRSAPGRDQRLDPQVLAHALVACAEHFGRLALTDPGKFDPPRLIGQVQVILGAIWPPTP, encoded by the coding sequence GTGTCAGCGTCCACAGCTTCGGAAGACAGGCCGCGCAGGCGGCGTCCCTACGCTCCCCGCATCCCGATCGCCGAGCGCCGCGAGCAACTGCTCGACGCCGCTCTCGCCGTGATCGTGAGCGAGGGCTACGACCGGGTCTCCATCGATGCCATCGCGAAGCGGGCCGATGTCGCCCGGTCAGTGGTCTACGGCGCCTTCGAGAACCTCGACGCCCTGCTGACCGCCCTGCTCGACCGACAGCAGGCACACGCCTTCGCACGACTGCTTGAGACGATTCCCGGAACGGAGGACCTGGGCGACCCCGCCGCGTTCGCAGCCGAAACCGTGCGCCGCATGTCCGCGATGCTCCACGAGGACCCGGACACCTGGCGGCTGATCCTGCTGCCCCCGGGCAACATGCCCACGGTCGTCCGCGACCGTATCGAGGCGGACAGAGAACGGTTCCGGCTCCGGGTCGAGCAATGGATCTCCCTCCTCCTGGCCGACCGGAGCGCCCCGGGACGCGACCAGCGGCTCGATCCCCAAGTCCTCGCCCACGCACTCGTCGCCTGCGCGGAACACTTCGGCCGTCTCGCCCTCACCGATCCCGGCAAGTTCGACCCACCACGCCTGATCGGCCAAGTACAGGTGATCCTCGGCGCCATCTGGCCGCCGACGCCGTGA
- a CDS encoding oxygenase MpaB family protein, which translates to MAKLKRDEVEPHEDYGFFGPGSVVWKVWSYPTAPTVGFQRAVVVEELDPPLVAAVHATQGIYRRSRTRYDRTLKYFAMVAFAGSREVCKAADILVKVHSKAIGELPYGGGSYDANDPASQLWIQLTGWHSILYAYEKYGPGKLTAQEEKEYWEACAVAAELQTCSPDDIPRSREGVRAYFERMRPQLSASPIARQAMNHLLRSELVLPPTPRWAKPASLAVAKAQRIATIATMPRWMREMAGIRQSRLLDTLIVPVMRAAFALAHLNPKIELRLLGRISPSTVAVVAPVKLGIPPRKEEVLNPAEARARHGYAKPAEAHLEFRAQQAARVFGDGEIPSDQGLIESQEILGPLS; encoded by the coding sequence ATGGCGAAGCTGAAGCGCGACGAGGTCGAACCGCACGAGGACTACGGCTTCTTCGGCCCGGGCTCGGTGGTGTGGAAGGTCTGGAGCTATCCGACGGCGCCGACGGTGGGTTTCCAGCGGGCCGTGGTGGTGGAGGAACTCGACCCGCCGCTGGTGGCCGCCGTCCACGCGACCCAGGGCATCTACCGGCGCTCCCGCACGCGCTATGACCGGACCCTGAAGTACTTCGCGATGGTGGCCTTCGCCGGTTCACGTGAGGTGTGCAAGGCCGCGGACATCCTGGTCAAGGTCCATTCCAAAGCGATCGGCGAGCTGCCCTACGGCGGCGGGAGCTACGACGCCAACGACCCCGCCTCGCAGCTGTGGATACAACTCACCGGCTGGCACTCGATCCTGTACGCGTACGAGAAGTACGGACCCGGGAAGCTCACCGCGCAGGAGGAGAAGGAGTACTGGGAGGCATGCGCGGTCGCCGCGGAGCTGCAGACGTGCTCCCCCGACGACATCCCCCGCAGCCGTGAAGGCGTCCGGGCGTACTTCGAACGGATGCGTCCGCAGCTGTCCGCCAGCCCGATCGCCCGGCAGGCCATGAACCACCTGCTCAGGAGCGAGCTCGTACTGCCGCCGACGCCGCGCTGGGCGAAGCCGGCGAGTCTGGCTGTCGCGAAGGCGCAGCGGATCGCCACGATCGCCACCATGCCGCGCTGGATGCGCGAGATGGCCGGGATCCGGCAGTCACGCCTCCTCGACACACTCATCGTGCCCGTTATGAGGGCGGCCTTCGCACTCGCCCACCTCAACCCCAAGATCGAACTGCGCCTCCTGGGAAGGATCTCGCCCTCCACCGTCGCGGTGGTTGCGCCGGTCAAGCTCGGCATTCCTCCCCGCAAGGAGGAAGTACTCAACCCCGCAGAAGCCCGTGCCCGCCACGGCTACGCCAAGCCCGCCGAAGCCCATCTCGAATTCCGAGCCCAGCAAGCCGCACGCGTCTTCGGCGACGGCGAGAT